A stretch of the Kushneria konosiri genome encodes the following:
- a CDS encoding Na(+)-translocating NADH-quinone reductase subunit A — translation MIEVKRGLDLPIAGSPSQTIENGQPVKHVAVLGPDYIGMRPTMEVREGDRVSLGQLLFTDKKTEGVRYVAPAAGEVVAINRGEKRRLLSVVIRVDDNSDAEAMAFERHDPDQLDTLERQAVVDHLVATGLWTSFRKRPFSRVPSVSEHPLNIFVTAIDTHPLSADPAPVIQERRDDFVNGLKVIRHLTEGKVYLCTAPNAEVPGGELDGVSHEAFSGPHPAGLAGTHIHYLSPVGISRQVWHLNYQDVMAIGATFTQGRLDTRRVVALGGPAAKKPRLVRTRLGASLDELLVGEIENAQDVRVISGSVFGGSTARDETAYLGRYHLQVSLIEEGHKRALLGWLSLGLDRHSATGIYLSRLTRPASFRPNTSTNGSERAMVPIGSYEQIMPLDILPTQLLRSLIVGDIEVAMQLGCLELDEEDLALCTYVCPGKYEYGPILRDNLTTIEKEV, via the coding sequence ATGATCGAAGTCAAACGAGGCCTGGATCTCCCCATCGCGGGTTCACCTTCCCAGACCATCGAAAATGGTCAGCCGGTGAAGCATGTGGCTGTTCTTGGCCCTGATTACATCGGCATGCGGCCAACCATGGAAGTCCGCGAGGGAGACCGGGTATCGCTTGGTCAGTTGCTTTTCACTGACAAGAAAACCGAAGGCGTTCGCTATGTGGCGCCAGCTGCTGGTGAAGTGGTCGCCATTAACCGTGGTGAAAAACGCCGTCTTTTGTCGGTGGTCATCCGGGTTGATGACAACAGCGATGCCGAGGCGATGGCCTTTGAACGTCACGACCCTGATCAACTCGATACTCTGGAACGTCAGGCTGTCGTTGATCATCTGGTGGCTACCGGCCTTTGGACCAGCTTTAGAAAGCGTCCCTTTTCCCGTGTGCCGTCGGTCTCCGAGCATCCGCTCAATATTTTTGTGACGGCCATCGATACGCACCCTCTCAGTGCTGATCCGGCACCCGTGATTCAGGAGCGTCGCGACGATTTCGTCAATGGACTCAAGGTAATACGGCATCTGACCGAGGGTAAGGTCTATCTGTGTACCGCGCCGAACGCTGAAGTGCCCGGTGGAGAACTCGACGGGGTATCGCACGAAGCCTTTTCTGGCCCTCATCCGGCAGGGCTGGCGGGTACCCACATACACTACCTTTCACCTGTAGGTATCAGCCGTCAGGTATGGCATCTGAACTATCAGGATGTCATGGCCATTGGGGCAACGTTTACACAGGGACGGCTGGATACGCGACGAGTCGTGGCGCTGGGTGGCCCGGCGGCAAAAAAACCGCGGCTGGTACGTACGCGCCTTGGTGCAAGCCTTGATGAGCTGCTTGTTGGCGAAATCGAAAACGCTCAGGATGTCCGTGTCATTTCCGGGTCCGTGTTCGGTGGTAGTACTGCCAGGGACGAGACGGCCTATCTCGGTCGTTATCACCTGCAGGTGTCGTTGATTGAAGAAGGGCACAAGCGAGCGCTGCTGGGCTGGCTGTCTCTGGGCCTTGACCGGCATTCCGCTACAGGCATCTATCTGTCGCGGCTGACAAGGCCGGCTTCATTTCGACCCAATACCAGTACCAATGGCTCCGAGCGTGCCATGGTACCGATCGGCTCTTACGAACAGATCATGCCTCTGGATATCCTTCCGACCCAGCTGCTGCGCTCGCTGATTGTTGGGGATATCGAGGTGGCCATGCAGCTGGGGTGTCTGGAACTTGACGAGGAAGATCTCGCACTTTGTACCTACGTCTGCCCTGGCAAATATGAGTATGGTCCGATCCTGCGCGACAATCTGACAACGATCGAAAAAGAGGTCTGA
- a CDS encoding NADH:ubiquinone reductase (Na(+)-transporting) subunit B: protein MMGIRRLLDNIEPHFHEGGKYQRFYALYEAVDTIFYSPGHVTGSTSHVRDGIDLKRIMITVWMCTFPAMFFGMYNVGLQANVAIAGNYGALEGWREAVVMALAGGHDPGSIWDNFVLGATWFVPIYAVTFIVGGFWEVLFAIRRGHEVNEGFFVTSVLFALILPATVPLWQVALGITFGVVIGKEVFGGTGKNFLNPALTGRAFLYFAYPAQLSGDSVWVPADGYTGATALSTAAQGGVDQLVAQTPWINAFLGFIQGSIGETSTLMILLGGLVMIWTRVASWRIILGVFLGMVATATLFNLIGSDTNPMFALPWYWHLVIGGFAFGMIFMATDPVSASMTNTGKLIFGALIGFMTVLIRVANPAFPEGIMLAILFANLFAPLIDHFIVQANIKRRQKRLMPSRDKEVA from the coding sequence ATGATGGGGATTCGTCGTTTACTGGATAATATCGAGCCCCACTTCCATGAGGGCGGAAAGTATCAGCGCTTCTACGCCCTGTATGAAGCGGTGGATACCATTTTTTATTCACCGGGCCATGTGACAGGATCGACATCACACGTACGTGATGGTATCGATCTCAAGCGCATCATGATCACGGTCTGGATGTGTACCTTCCCGGCCATGTTCTTTGGCATGTATAACGTTGGCCTGCAGGCCAATGTGGCTATCGCCGGCAACTACGGCGCGCTGGAAGGCTGGCGTGAAGCGGTCGTCATGGCGCTGGCAGGAGGTCACGATCCCGGCAGTATATGGGACAACTTTGTGCTGGGGGCGACATGGTTCGTGCCCATCTATGCGGTTACCTTTATCGTGGGTGGCTTCTGGGAAGTGTTGTTTGCCATCCGCCGTGGCCACGAGGTCAACGAAGGTTTCTTTGTCACATCGGTTCTTTTTGCCCTGATTCTACCGGCCACCGTGCCGCTATGGCAGGTCGCTCTGGGTATTACCTTTGGTGTGGTGATTGGCAAGGAAGTGTTTGGCGGTACCGGCAAGAACTTCCTCAATCCGGCGCTGACAGGCCGCGCCTTTTTGTACTTTGCCTATCCGGCACAGCTGTCTGGTGATTCCGTCTGGGTGCCGGCGGATGGCTATACCGGTGCTACGGCACTTTCCACTGCAGCGCAGGGTGGCGTCGATCAACTGGTGGCACAAACGCCCTGGATCAATGCCTTTCTCGGCTTTATTCAGGGCAGTATTGGTGAAACCTCGACGCTCATGATCCTGCTGGGTGGTCTGGTCATGATCTGGACCCGAGTCGCTTCCTGGCGCATCATTCTGGGTGTCTTTCTGGGCATGGTGGCCACGGCGACGCTTTTCAATCTGATCGGTTCCGATACCAATCCGATGTTTGCATTGCCCTGGTACTGGCATCTGGTCATCGGCGGCTTTGCCTTTGGCATGATCTTCATGGCCACCGACCCTGTCTCGGCTTCGATGACCAACACAGGCAAGCTGATCTTTGGCGCATTAATCGGTTTCATGACGGTGCTGATCAGGGTCGCCAATCCGGCCTTCCCCGAAGGCATCATGCTGGCCATCCTGTTTGCCAATCTTTTCGCACCGCTGATCGACCACTTTATCGTTCAGGCCAATATCAAACGTCGGCAAAAGCGTCTGATGCCGTCAAGGGATAAGGAGGTTGCCTGA
- a CDS encoding glyceraldehyde-3-phosphate dehydrogenase, which produces MSTEKEEACLKQWQEQESLAEEMIPLLGRLYRTCQVVPLMYGRSMVNQSVIQLLKHHRYARHAEGVELEVSDTFALVKRLIELEPGPAHIDVGKLAVAYKRSGEHDVAGFLKKELAPIVGQQGKGGSAQPRDVVLYGFGRIGRLLARLLIERTGGGQTMRLRAVVVRGDSSDLEKRASLLRRDSIHGPFPGTLTLDYDNDAIIANGNRIQFIRAESPDSIDYTSYGIDNAIVVDNTGKWRDREGLERHLASKGVARVLLTAPGKGDIKNIVYGINQHEADENERVLSAASCTTNAIVPVLKCLSDRYGVERGHVETVHAYTNDQNLTDNYHKAERRGRSAPMNMVLTETGAAKAVTRALPELEGKLTGNAIRVPIPNVSMAILNLTLEKECDRESLNGYLREMSIDSKLRRQIDFVDSPEVVSSDFVGNRHGGIVDGKATIVDGKNIVLYVWYDNEFGYSAQVIRLVQHMAHARLPSFPSPN; this is translated from the coding sequence GTGAGTACGGAAAAAGAAGAAGCGTGTCTGAAACAGTGGCAGGAACAGGAGTCGCTGGCTGAAGAGATGATTCCATTGCTGGGACGTCTCTATCGCACCTGTCAGGTAGTGCCATTGATGTATGGCCGTTCCATGGTCAATCAGTCGGTCATTCAGCTGTTGAAGCATCATCGCTATGCTCGACATGCTGAAGGCGTCGAACTTGAAGTCAGTGATACCTTTGCTCTTGTCAAGCGACTGATCGAACTCGAGCCGGGCCCTGCTCATATCGATGTGGGCAAGCTTGCCGTGGCCTACAAGCGTAGCGGCGAGCATGATGTTGCTGGTTTTCTAAAGAAAGAGCTTGCGCCCATCGTGGGTCAGCAGGGTAAAGGTGGTTCGGCACAGCCTCGTGATGTGGTGCTTTATGGCTTTGGCCGTATCGGTCGCTTGCTGGCAAGGCTTCTGATTGAGCGTACCGGTGGCGGGCAGACCATGCGGCTACGCGCTGTCGTGGTTCGTGGGGATAGTTCTGATCTGGAAAAGCGTGCCAGCCTGCTGCGGCGTGACTCCATTCATGGACCTTTCCCGGGCACGCTGACGCTGGATTACGACAACGATGCCATTATCGCCAACGGCAATCGTATTCAGTTCATTCGCGCTGAATCGCCCGATAGCATTGATTACACGAGTTATGGCATCGATAACGCCATCGTGGTGGACAACACCGGTAAATGGCGTGATCGTGAGGGGCTTGAAAGACACCTGGCTTCGAAGGGCGTAGCGCGTGTACTTCTGACAGCACCCGGCAAGGGCGATATCAAAAATATTGTCTACGGCATCAATCAGCACGAGGCTGATGAAAACGAGCGAGTTCTGTCAGCGGCATCGTGTACCACCAATGCCATCGTGCCAGTGCTGAAGTGTCTGTCCGATCGTTATGGCGTTGAGCGAGGACATGTTGAAACGGTTCATGCCTATACCAACGATCAGAACCTGACCGACAACTATCACAAGGCCGAACGTCGTGGACGCAGTGCGCCCATGAATATGGTGCTCACCGAAACCGGTGCCGCAAAGGCCGTGACACGTGCGCTGCCGGAACTCGAGGGCAAGCTGACCGGTAACGCCATTCGCGTGCCGATTCCCAACGTTTCCATGGCCATTCTGAATCTGACGCTTGAAAAGGAATGTGACCGGGAATCGCTCAACGGCTATCTGCGTGAAATGTCGATCGATTCGAAGCTGCGCCGCCAGATCGACTTCGTCGACTCACCTGAAGTGGTGTCGTCGGATTTTGTGGGCAACCGTCATGGCGGTATTGTGGATGGCAAGGCCACTATTGTTGACGGCAAAAACATCGTGCTGTATGTATGGTATGACAACGAGTTTGGCTATAGCGCTCAGGTGATTCGCCTGGTCCAGCATATGGCTCATGCGCGACTTCCTTCCTTTCCTTCGCCAAACTGA
- a CDS encoding NADH:ubiquinone reductase (Na(+)-transporting) subunit D — MAKTDSAKGLLITPIFQNNPIALQILGICSALAVTNSMSTSLVMGLAVIAVTAFSNMFVSLIRNHMPSSIRIIIQMTIIASLVIVVDQLLRAFAYDLSKQLSVFVGLIITNCIVMGRAEAYAMQNGPVLSFLDGVGNGLGYTFILLAVGFFRELLGSGSVFGITIMSTVNDGGWYVPNGLMLLPPSAFFVIGLLIWAIRSLSPQQVETSEFKITTNTKPHTAQGSV; from the coding sequence ATGGCAAAAACTGATTCAGCCAAGGGTCTGCTGATAACTCCCATTTTTCAGAATAACCCCATTGCACTGCAGATCCTCGGAATCTGCAGTGCTCTGGCGGTGACCAACTCCATGAGCACTTCGCTGGTCATGGGGCTGGCGGTTATTGCAGTCACGGCCTTTTCAAACATGTTCGTTTCGTTGATTCGCAATCACATGCCGTCATCGATTCGCATCATCATCCAGATGACCATTATCGCGTCACTGGTCATCGTGGTAGATCAGCTGTTGAGAGCGTTTGCCTACGATCTTTCCAAGCAGCTGTCGGTATTCGTGGGTCTGATCATTACCAACTGTATCGTCATGGGTCGGGCCGAAGCCTATGCCATGCAAAATGGTCCCGTTCTCAGCTTCCTGGACGGCGTCGGTAATGGTCTGGGGTATACCTTCATCCTTCTGGCGGTCGGTTTTTTCCGTGAGCTGCTGGGTTCAGGGTCGGTGTTCGGCATTACCATCATGTCGACCGTCAATGATGGTGGCTGGTATGTGCCCAATGGCCTCATGCTGCTGCCGCCTTCAGCCTTCTTCGTGATCGGTCTGTTGATCTGGGCCATCAGAAGCCTTAGCCCGCAGCAGGTTGAAACGAGCGAGTTCAAGATCACGACCAATACCAAACCGCATACTGCACAGGGGAGCGTGTAA
- the mfd gene encoding transcription-repair coupling factor, producing MPSHSHTISPLSPPALSPARESTRWRLPEGSADALTMAHLADAEKTPLLVITPDSASAQRMALALRFFSDQEVLVFPDWETLPYDSFSPHQDIVSERLRTLRQLQHQYQSIILAPVNTLMQRLPPTDYVAVQALHLENGMSLDREHFRGQLHRAGYRAVETVYEPGEYAFRGALIDLYPVGSEQPLRIDLFDDEIDTLRYFDPDTQRSSERTERIELLPAHEYPLTQDAIARFREGFETLFDVDPRHCPLYLDALQGIPSPGLEQYLPLFFEHTSTLFDHIGDRLRCALMPGTFEAAESHWQSITSRFENLGVDPTRPLLPPVKAFVPVAELFGQINGYPRLQWRTDDEGTPVEGSRLPDIAIDARATKPLASLEQFMADNGDVRVLFVAESRGRQEALHETLAPLNLDLHDIDSWQSFLAAHQTHAIAEGGLERGIWLESDKLLVLTETELYGEIVRQSRRRSRATDDNELAIRHLSELREGAPVVHKAHGVGRYLGLETLNAGGMPAEFLTLEYASGARLYVPVDSLHLISRYAGASDDSAPLHKLGSDQWEKARRKAAEKVRDTAAELLDVYARREAREGYACEPPGQEYARFAANFPFEETPDQRMAIDAVIHDMTSTQPMDRVICGDVGFGKTEVAMRAAFLAVQSGRQVAVLVPTTLLAQQHFDNFRDRFADSAINIDILSRFQGGKLQSHTLERLNDGRIDIVIGTHKLLGKELEFANLGLVIIDEEHRFGVHQKEKLKALRAEVDILTLTATPIPRTLSMAMSGMRDLSIIATPPARRLSVKTFVQQRNQAVLKEAVLRELLRGGQVYYLHNEVKSIEATAEKVRELVPDARVGVAHGQMAERALERAMSDFYHKRFNVLVCSTIIETGIDVPSANTIIIERADKFGLAQLHQLRGRVGRSHHQAYAYLLTPPPKQITSDATKRLEAITQAEDLGAGFTLASHDLEIRGAGELLGEEQSGQIETIGYSLYMEMLDRAVNAIRSGKTPNIEAPMSEGVDISLGLPALIPEDYMHDVQQRLVMYKRISNAKNDGELRELQVEMIDRFGLLPEPVKHLFRQATLRFKAERLGITRLEAGDRRGRIQFGADTSVEPMTLVNMMQKAPDQYRLDGADTLRFEKPMETAESRFAAIEALLEHFNQKS from the coding sequence ATGCCATCGCATAGCCACACCATCAGCCCGCTTTCGCCCCCTGCACTGTCCCCTGCCCGGGAAAGCACACGCTGGCGACTTCCCGAAGGTAGCGCTGATGCGCTGACCATGGCCCATCTGGCCGATGCCGAGAAGACTCCCCTGCTCGTGATTACGCCGGATTCGGCCAGCGCTCAGCGTATGGCACTGGCGTTACGCTTTTTCAGCGACCAGGAGGTTCTGGTCTTTCCCGACTGGGAGACACTTCCCTATGACAGCTTCTCGCCGCACCAGGATATCGTCTCGGAACGGCTTCGTACCCTGCGCCAGCTTCAGCATCAATATCAGAGCATTATCCTGGCGCCGGTCAACACGCTCATGCAGCGCCTGCCGCCAACCGACTACGTCGCTGTACAGGCACTGCATCTGGAAAACGGGATGTCACTGGATCGCGAGCATTTTCGAGGCCAGCTTCATCGCGCCGGCTACCGCGCAGTCGAAACCGTTTACGAGCCCGGTGAATATGCCTTTCGCGGCGCTCTGATCGATCTATATCCGGTGGGCAGCGAACAACCGCTTCGTATCGACCTTTTTGATGACGAGATCGACACACTGCGCTATTTTGATCCCGACACTCAGCGCTCGAGCGAGCGTACCGAGCGGATCGAACTGCTGCCAGCCCATGAATACCCGCTGACGCAGGATGCCATCGCCCGTTTTCGCGAGGGTTTCGAAACCCTTTTTGACGTGGATCCGCGCCATTGCCCGCTCTATCTGGACGCGCTACAAGGCATCCCTTCTCCTGGCCTTGAGCAGTATCTGCCCCTGTTTTTCGAGCACACCTCGACGCTTTTTGATCACATTGGTGATCGACTGCGCTGTGCCCTGATGCCGGGTACTTTCGAGGCAGCCGAAAGTCATTGGCAGTCCATTACCAGCCGATTCGAAAATCTGGGCGTTGACCCTACCCGACCGCTATTGCCGCCGGTCAAGGCCTTTGTACCGGTGGCAGAGCTGTTTGGTCAGATCAACGGCTATCCACGTCTTCAGTGGCGCACTGATGACGAGGGTACCCCCGTGGAAGGATCAAGACTGCCTGATATCGCCATTGATGCACGCGCCACAAAACCACTGGCATCGCTTGAGCAGTTCATGGCGGACAACGGCGATGTCCGGGTACTGTTTGTGGCCGAATCAAGAGGTCGTCAGGAAGCCCTGCACGAGACGCTCGCCCCCCTGAACCTCGATTTACACGACATCGACAGCTGGCAAAGCTTTCTGGCTGCCCACCAGACCCATGCCATCGCAGAAGGCGGCCTCGAGCGCGGCATCTGGCTTGAAAGCGACAAGCTTCTGGTGCTGACCGAAACCGAGCTTTATGGCGAGATCGTGCGCCAGAGTCGGCGTCGCAGTCGTGCCACGGACGACAATGAACTGGCCATACGCCATCTCTCGGAGCTCAGGGAAGGTGCCCCTGTCGTCCACAAGGCGCACGGTGTCGGCCGCTATCTGGGGCTTGAAACACTCAATGCCGGCGGCATGCCGGCCGAATTCCTGACGCTTGAGTACGCCAGCGGCGCACGCCTATATGTACCGGTCGACAGCCTGCATCTGATCTCACGCTACGCCGGCGCCAGCGACGACAGCGCCCCCCTGCATAAACTCGGCAGCGATCAGTGGGAAAAGGCACGCCGCAAGGCAGCGGAAAAGGTACGTGACACCGCAGCCGAACTGCTGGACGTCTATGCACGGCGTGAGGCACGGGAAGGATATGCCTGTGAGCCGCCGGGCCAGGAGTATGCACGCTTTGCGGCCAATTTCCCGTTCGAGGAAACGCCCGATCAGCGCATGGCCATCGATGCCGTAATCCATGACATGACGTCGACCCAGCCGATGGATCGCGTCATCTGCGGCGATGTCGGCTTTGGCAAAACGGAAGTGGCCATGCGCGCGGCCTTTCTGGCCGTACAGTCCGGACGCCAGGTGGCGGTACTGGTACCAACCACTTTGCTGGCACAGCAGCATTTCGATAACTTCCGCGACCGCTTCGCTGACTCCGCCATCAACATCGATATCCTGTCTCGCTTTCAGGGCGGCAAGCTACAGTCACATACGCTTGAGCGCCTTAATGATGGTCGCATCGATATCGTTATCGGTACGCACAAGCTGCTGGGCAAGGAGCTTGAGTTTGCCAACCTGGGGCTGGTCATCATCGACGAGGAGCACCGCTTTGGCGTCCATCAGAAGGAAAAGCTCAAGGCCCTGCGCGCCGAAGTTGACATTCTGACCCTGACTGCCACGCCGATCCCGCGGACGCTGTCGATGGCGATGAGTGGCATGCGTGATCTTTCCATCATTGCCACCCCGCCGGCCCGCCGATTGTCGGTCAAGACCTTCGTGCAACAGCGCAATCAGGCTGTGCTCAAGGAAGCCGTGCTACGTGAGCTTTTAAGAGGCGGCCAGGTCTACTACCTGCACAATGAGGTCAAATCAATCGAGGCCACGGCCGAAAAGGTACGCGAACTGGTGCCTGACGCGCGTGTCGGGGTCGCTCATGGCCAGATGGCCGAGCGCGCTCTGGAGCGGGCCATGTCGGACTTCTATCACAAGCGCTTCAACGTGCTGGTGTGCTCAACCATCATCGAAACCGGCATCGATGTTCCCAGCGCCAATACCATCATCATCGAGCGTGCCGACAAGTTTGGACTGGCTCAGCTCCATCAGTTGCGTGGTCGCGTGGGCCGCTCGCACCATCAGGCCTACGCCTACCTGCTCACGCCCCCACCCAAACAAATCACTTCGGATGCCACCAAGCGTCTGGAGGCGATTACACAGGCCGAGGATCTGGGGGCAGGTTTTACACTGGCCAGCCACGACCTGGAGATTCGCGGTGCTGGGGAGCTTCTGGGTGAAGAGCAAAGCGGCCAGATCGAAACCATTGGCTACAGCCTGTACATGGAAATGCTGGATCGTGCCGTCAATGCCATTCGAAGCGGCAAGACACCCAACATCGAAGCGCCCATGTCCGAAGGTGTGGACATCAGCCTCGGGCTGCCGGCGCTGATTCCTGAAGACTACATGCATGACGTCCAGCAGCGACTGGTCATGTACAAGCGCATCAGCAATGCCAAAAACGATGGCGAGCTGCGCGAACTGCAGGTCGAGATGATTGATCGCTTCGGATTATTGCCAGAGCCGGTCAAGCACCTTTTCCGTCAGGCCACCCTGCGTTTCAAGGCCGAGCGACTGGGCATTACCCGACTGGAAGCTGGCGACAGACGGGGGCGCATACAGTTTGGTGCCGACACCTCGGTGGAACCCATGACGCTGGTCAACATGATGCAGAAAGCGCCTGACCAGTATCGACTCGATGGCGCAGATACCCTGCGCTTTGAAAAACCCATGGAAACGGCTGAATCACGCTTTGCAGCCATCGAGGCCTTGCTCGAGCATTTCAACCAGAAGTCGTAA
- the nqrE gene encoding NADH:ubiquinone reductase (Na(+)-transporting) subunit E, whose product MFEHYLSLFIKAVFVENMALAFFLGMCTFLAVSKKVSSAIGLGVAVIVVLTITVPANNLILNYLLKAGALSWTGIEGAENIDLSFLGLLSYIGVIAAIVQILEMFLDKFVPALYNTLGIYLPLITVNCAIMGAALFMVQRDYAFGESVVYGLGAGVGWALAIAALAGIREKLKYSDVPAGLQGLGITFLTVGLMSLGFMSFSGIQL is encoded by the coding sequence ATGTTTGAACATTACCTGAGCCTTTTCATCAAGGCTGTATTTGTTGAAAACATGGCGCTGGCGTTCTTTCTGGGCATGTGTACGTTTCTGGCCGTATCCAAGAAGGTCTCCTCGGCCATTGGTCTTGGCGTGGCGGTCATTGTTGTTCTGACCATTACCGTGCCGGCCAATAACCTGATCCTGAATTATTTGCTCAAGGCAGGTGCGCTGTCCTGGACAGGTATCGAGGGCGCGGAAAACATCGATCTGTCGTTTCTGGGACTTCTGAGCTACATCGGTGTAATCGCCGCCATTGTTCAGATCCTCGAGATGTTTCTCGACAAGTTCGTGCCGGCGCTTTACAACACGTTGGGCATCTACCTGCCGCTGATTACGGTAAATTGCGCCATCATGGGGGCGGCGCTTTTCATGGTGCAGCGTGATTATGCCTTTGGTGAGTCGGTGGTTTACGGGCTTGGTGCCGGAGTTGGCTGGGCGCTGGCCATTGCGGCGCTTGCGGGCATTCGTGAAAAACTCAAGTACAGCGATGTACCGGCCGGACTTCAGGGACTGGGTATTACCTTCCTGACCGTTGGTCTGATGTCACTGGGCTTCATGTCGTTTTCCGGCATTCAGCTGTAA
- a CDS encoding Na(+)-translocating NADH-quinone reductase subunit C has translation MASNDSIKKTLTVALSLCVVCSVVVSTAAVALRPTQQQNQELDRKTNILQVANLMVPGKSVKQQFGEITQRVVDLRSGEYVDDIDPERFNQIASTQDPAMSRTLSGPEDRAGLGGRVENYATVYLVGDPDNPDEIILPVRGQGLWSLMLGYLALEGDGNTVVGLSFYDQGETPGLGGEVDNPRWKSLWPGKEIYPEGSTDPAIRLVKGGVGSNTPDAEHKVDALSGATLTSTGVTNLLQFWMGDEGFARYLARFRDTSQGA, from the coding sequence ATGGCCAGTAATGATTCGATCAAGAAAACCCTGACGGTCGCGCTGTCTCTGTGTGTGGTCTGCTCCGTGGTGGTCTCCACGGCCGCTGTAGCGCTCAGGCCGACCCAGCAGCAAAATCAGGAGCTTGATCGCAAGACCAACATTTTGCAGGTCGCCAACCTGATGGTGCCCGGGAAAAGCGTCAAGCAGCAGTTTGGTGAGATCACCCAGCGTGTGGTGGATCTGCGTAGCGGTGAATATGTCGACGATATTGATCCCGAACGTTTCAATCAGATTGCTTCTACTCAGGATCCGGCCATGTCGCGAACCCTGAGTGGCCCTGAGGATCGGGCCGGTCTTGGTGGTCGCGTCGAAAACTACGCCACGGTCTATCTTGTGGGTGATCCCGATAACCCTGATGAGATCATTCTGCCGGTTCGTGGTCAGGGGCTTTGGTCGCTGATGCTTGGGTATCTGGCGCTGGAGGGCGATGGCAACACTGTCGTTGGCCTGTCGTTTTACGATCAGGGTGAAACCCCGGGGCTTGGCGGCGAAGTGGATAACCCCCGCTGGAAGTCGCTCTGGCCCGGCAAGGAAATTTATCCCGAGGGCAGCACTGATCCCGCCATCCGACTCGTCAAGGGCGGCGTTGGCAGCAATACGCCCGATGCTGAACACAAGGTGGATGCGCTTTCAGGTGCTACCCTGACCAGCACGGGCGTCACCAACCTGCTGCAGTTCTGGATGGGCGACGAAGGCTTTGCCAGGTATCTGGCGCGCTTTCGTGACACTTCACAAGGAGCTTGA